A single window of Nicotiana sylvestris chromosome 5, ASM39365v2, whole genome shotgun sequence DNA harbors:
- the LOC138869483 gene encoding uncharacterized protein: protein MVGEKVLLKVSSMKGVMRFGKKGKLSPRFNGPFEVLRRIREVAYELAFPPSLSGVHPVFHVSMLRKHIGDSSHVLDFSTVQLDGDFTYNVEPVAILERQVRRLRSKDIASVKVQ, encoded by the coding sequence atggttggggagaaggttctactgaaggtttcatccatgaaaggtgttatgagatttgggaagaaggggaagttgagcCCTCGATTTaatgggccttttgaggtgcttcggaggattagggaggtggcttatgagcttgcttttccacctagcttgtcgggggtgcatccagtatttcatgtttctatgctacgGAAGCATATTGGcgattcgtctcatgttttggatttcagcacggttcagttagacggtgattttacttataatgtggagccagtggctattttggagcggcaggtccgaaggttgagatcaaaggatatagcttcagtaaaagtgcagtag